AATTTATGAAAATTTAAAAACTAATAATGAAAACCTGCCGCAAGAGGTTCATTTTTTTTCAATTGGCTATTAATGAGCAATTTAGAAATAATTACAGAATCAAGATTCACAACTGTTTTTATCATAAAAATGTTATATGCATTTATGTGTGGAGCTCACCTAGATAGTATTATTAATGAAATTAGGGAATTAGAAAAACCAAGTAAAAATTATAAACGAATGAAGCCTGCAACGAAATTCATTAAACAGCCCCTAGAAGGGTTATGGCATAAGCATTATGAGCAGGTCGGGCTTAAATCTATGGCAATGAATATTAAGCAGCAGATGGGATTGAATAATAAGCAGCAGAAGATATTCAATAATACTTTTTTTAAAGAATTTTGCGATATATTCAATAACTCTGAAATTCCTCAGGATAAAAGAATTGAAGCCTTAGGATACTTGTGTTCTGGGAAGCAATATATAGATAGAATTAATGATGGAAAGTTAACTGGTGAGTGGATTATTTACCATCATTGCAATGGGAAAAATTATTACTTAAATGTTGGGAATCATAGCGATGGCGATGATGCTTTGGCACAAGAAATAAGAGAAATAGCACTTTTTGAATTCCCTTTTTTTAAAGGGAGTTTACCTATCTTCGATTAATAGTGTCTGATTAAAGGCTATTGAATAATTAAGTTTCAGGCACCTTGAATTTAGGTTGACGGCATACGATAGAAATTAGGCAATAAATACCACTCAAACCTATGTATAGAAAGGCTTTAGCCCTTTTTGATAAATCCCCATTCTGTCAACCTACGTCAACCTAAATTCATCTTAAATGGTGTAAAAACACTGTATGATTTTGCTAGACAGCCTATCTTCAATTTACCTTGACGCCCCCTACAGAAAGCAACTTTATCTTTGAACAAAGGTGAAATAGGTTCTAACCTATATAGCACAAGCTTTACGACTTTTTTGGCAAATACTATCTCGTAAGACTACGTAAGAGTAAATGTCTTTAAATTCTCCTTTGAAGGCTGACTAAATTTTTCCATTCATTTTTTAATTTTGTATGACCATGTATAACAAAAAGAGATAACTTTAATGGCACAGAATCAGCAGCAACGGACGTTTAGCAAATATCTCAAGAATGGCAGTAAGGCATATATTGAGGGTTCATTGTGTACTGGGAAGTGGAAAGACTAAAAATGGCATAGTTCGAGAGGTAACAGAGATTCGGGCGGATGTATTGCAATTGTTTGGATTATTTTTATTAGACCATATTGGTGCATATTAGTTCATATTTTTGTATTCACTAATTGAAATATATTCACAAGTGAATACAATAGGATAAAAAGTTAACACTCTTATAGTGTTAAACCTTATTTAGCCCTAGTGAATGGGCTTTATAGCTTCTGAAGAATATTGGAGTACTCCTTTAAAGAGGCCTTATAAGAATTATTTAAGATCAAACATATGAGGGGGCTCATGAATGGTTGAACATCTAAAGATATATCGAGTTTCTATTAAAGCATGTAATACCTATGGCTGAATTCCCTATAGGGTAGGGGGGTTATTCCATCTATTGATTTAAAGAACTTTCACTGAATCTAATTATTTACTCTAGAGATGTATCATGTCTATCCAACATATTATTGTTCACGAAATTCGACGCGTTAAAGAAGAAAAAAAAAGTACAGAAACATTAATTGCTAAGATCAAAGATACAGAGAATGATTTAAGATCATTAAATGGTGAATTAGCAGCAAAATTATTAAAACTTTTTTCTAGTTCTAGTTTAATGGTAGGACAGTTTTCTATTGGGAATGATACAGAAAAGAAACCAGCCTTTGAACAAGGGTTAGATAATTTTTATTCTGGTGAAAATTGTCTAGACTTTGTTGAAATGACAAGAGAGTTGGCAGAATACTTTAAAACTTTTCTTGTTGAAAATAAAAGTATTACTGGTGGTTTTCTTGTTTTTTTTGAGTTTAAAGGTGATGAACATACCAAGTTAGCAGTTGCTGTAATTAATAAATCGAATGCGACTGACATTAATCCTGATCTTAATTTTATTGCCAAAGAAATTCTGGATCTAGATAAATTGCATTTGGGTGCAACAATCAATATTACAGAGTGGCGTGATGAGTTTTCGGAACGATATATTCGTTTTAAAAATGGTCAGTCAGAACAGGTAACTGATTATTTTCAAAAATTTATTGGTTGTGAAGTCGATAAACAAGCTGCAAATGAAGAAACAAAGAAATTAAAAGAAGCTATTGAATCCTTTGCTACTGAGAAACTTAAACTATCCCAAACTGCTGCAGATGACTATCTTGCTTTAGCCCACTCATATATTAATGATTGTATAACCAAAGGTGACGATGTTGTTTTGTCGAATGTAGCAAAACATGTTTTTCCTGCTGATAGTAATGAGTTTTTTGAATATGCAAGCGAAGGGCATAATTTGTCAGGAATTTTGCAAATAAGTAAAACAGAATTAAAGGGATTTAAGAAATTTAGTAGTAGCCGAAAGGACCTTTCAATTACTTTTGCAAAAGCTTTGCTGAACGATAAAATTAAATTTGAAAATGATATACTCAAGATCGACAGCTCATTACTGTCGGATAGTTTGGTAGCAGAACTTAAAGCAGCTACAACAGCAAGCAATTCAGATGAATAGAAATGACTATGAATCCAGTACAAATTTATCGTGACATCTTTCTGTCTATGCAAGACAGACAGGAAAGTTGTGACCAATTTGTAAGCTGGATGGAACTAGATGCAGACAAACTTGCTTCTCTAAAAGCTTTAAATGCATACTCATTGGCTGCTGGCAGCCTTGATGTAAAAGTTGAAGGGAAGCAACGTGGATCAGGCGTAGATTTAGAGAGAATTCAAAGCAGTCAATTTAATAGTAAATACATTTTTGAAGTTAAATTAAATAAAACTAATATTAATTTGGGACACGATTTCATTGTTTGTGATAGCTGGAATACAGTTCTTAAATACGAACATTATATAAAGAATCCTATAAAGAAAATTTTTTTAACAGATGTCGAAGATTATTTTGATATTGACTCTAGTGATAGTAAATATAAAAATTATCTTGCCATGGGTGAACTATATTCATTCATTAAATTTTTGTCTGAGGAGTCTAATGCAGACAAAGATTGTATTTTTTATAATCGTAGTTATAAGTTTAAAATTAAAGCTTGTGAAGATGATTTAAATTATCCGATTGATACTAAAAGCTTAGGTAAGTTCAAACATCAAGATATGCACCGAGAGGCTATTATTAATCTGATGTGCAAAGAATTAACGTCTTTTGTTAAAGACGAAATTGAAGATGTTAGATTTAGCTATCTTATTCGTAACTTGAATCCCTTGATTACGAATATCAATCATAGTTATCAAAGCTATGTAGAGGATTATACCTTTGATAAGGTGAGAAAAGAGTATAAAGAAAAGAAAACTGAATACATCAAAAAATTGAATGATACTTTCGATTCTGTCGCTACAAAAATGTTTGCAATACCAGCAGGTATTTGGTTCGCTACAGCCCAAATGACTACCATGAAAACTATTAGTAGTTTTATATATACCAAAAACTTCATTGTATTAATGACCGTTTTATCAATGATATTTATTATGATTCTTAATGTACATGGGCAACGTAATACACTTAATCAAGTGAAAGAAGAGTATTTAGATATTTTTGATGAATTAGAAAAAAAATTTGAAGATGTAGATGCAGAAATTAGAAAAATAAAAGGTGAAGTAAATGATAAGTTCGATAGAGTAATGTCTTACATTTATGTGGCGATTATTATTTGTGTTGCATTAGGTGTGTATACGGCATACCTTTTTTATCAAAGTAGTATTCTCTAGAAATAAAAAAGCCCTGAAAGGGCTTTTTTATAGATCAGTATTTATAAAAAGAGAAATCCACTATTTGAAAATTAAAATATGATGTAACCAGATTGTGAAACTAGAATTTTCCCTCTAAATGCCACTTTTAAAGTGTAAACAAGTGACAATTTTAGCGATAAAAAGTGTGGCTATTTAAATTTAGATAGACGGCCTTTGGTAGTAATTAGACTTTAAATTTCAATCAAACCCATGTATAGCAAGGCTTTAGCTAATTTTGATAAATCCCCGTTCTGTCAACCTAAAAAATGATTTCGTCTAGCTACGTCTAGCAAAACTTGGCCACATTTTAAATTGCTTCAAGTTGTGTGCCATTTCCACCAATCCGTCTAAAAATAATAGTAAAAATAGCCATGTATTTTGTTGTACAAGACAGGTGCAATTTACTTGGACAACTTTATGTTTTAAACCACATCCAAATTTAGTGGAAAGCCTTATAGACCGAGCATCAAGGGGATTTTAGAGAGGGCTATAAAATGAAGTTTTGTCCAAGTACGTCCAAGTAAATCCGTACAGCTACGTACAGCAAGATAGGAAAAAAGAGATTAAATCTTGTTATACAAGATACAAGCAATTTACCTTGACAGACCGATATTTAAAACAGCCTGCCTATTCAGCTAAAGGCCTTATCAATAATGAAGCACAGTCAATTTTAGTAAAGTTTTAAAAGTGATATTTCGTCAAGGTACGTCAAGGTAAATCCGTATAACTACGTATAACAAATTTAGATTGTTGAATCGGAAATTCACCCTTATAGATTTGAAATCTAATAGGGAGATTTCTATATCTCTTAATCTATAGCATTACGTATCACAAAATAGCCTTAAATCTTGTTGGACAAGGCAAACTAAAAAGCCCTTAAAAAACCAACTCAAATCTAAGCTATATAGGGAGTATAGCGATTCAAATAGAACCTTGTTTTGTCCAACTACGTCCAACAAGTAAAGCGGATTTGTCGTTCTAGGGGCATGCAATATTCCCCAGTAATCAATTAAAAAACATGCCTAAAAACATGGATAGTTTTCTATTCCATCAACGTGAATGGCTTATTTCATCTAATTAATTTTTGCTTTACGGCGTATTTATGAAAAATGCCATCTATGCCAGTCATAGCAAGGCATACAGGAATTTAATGAAATTGATTTCGTAAAACTACGTAAAACAAAACGGCCTTAAATTATTCTTTACAACGTTTATTCAGCTATCCTTGATAGGACACCAGTAGAAAGACCATTAAAATGGCCTTGAAGCTATATACAACAAGGTTTATCGCTATTTTAAGGAATCTCATTTCATCAAGGTACATCAAGGGAAACATGTCTATAAAGCTTCATCACTGGCGAAAGTTAAAAAACAATTCCACGTTTTAAATACAGTGCCTTACTACGAGAAATTCGTAGTAGCTACCTAGATAAAAGATTACGTTTTATTAAGAGCAAATGATAAGAAATGATAAGGTTTTATCGGGTTTTAGGTGCGTCCAATGCCGGATTAACATTTAAAACCAAAGGTGAGCGCAAAATTGCGTTGGCTAATCCATGTTTTAAAAGCAAAGCTCAAAATTGAGCAACGGTATTCAACAAAGCGCAAAATCGCGTTTTGCAACAAACACGCGCGCGCGAGAGGGATGCTTCAAATATGGTTTTAAGGCTTAAAATCCCAATAGAACTACAGTGCGATTATTCGGGCGGTTTACTTCTGCAAATAACCTGAACATAGGGATACCCCCCACCATCTAAATCCTCAACTTCGGCAATGTACACGCGACTGGATGCACGTATCTGCAATCGAAAGTATTTCGTGATTTTTATAACTTGCTCACACTTAAAACGCGACCAAGCTACTTAATCAGCCACTTGAACGGCTAAGTTAATTCAAGATTTAAAATCCAATCACCAAATATGGTTTTGCGCTCAATAAATTTATTGAAGCCAAATAACGAGCCTCATAATCCGATCCACTAAAAGGAGTGTTTTTAACTCCTGAGTTCGTCACCCAGCATGACAACTAAACTCAGAGAAATGCCCTAGTAACAAATAATTTGTACACTATTGTGTACACTGTTATTTTTTGAATTGAAATTAACTTTAAAAAACAATTATTTGTTTTATCAGTTCAATTGACGCCATCCCACCAAGATTCGAAAAAGCCCTGAAACGTAAGTTTCGGGGTTTTTTCTTTTTAAGATTCAAATTATTAAATCATTTGTGCAATGACGAACATAAAGACTATTGGGGCTGCAAATCCTACTTGTTTCTAAATCATCTGAGCAATGAGCAACCTTCCGATAACAAACACACGGCGTCGTCGTTGTTTCTAAATCATCTACACGATGAGCAACAAAAACCGTTTATTCAATCACTGTAGATGATCTTTCTAAATCATCTATGCGATGACGAACCCACTTTGTAGATATGGTTTTATCTGGATAATTTTCTAAATCATCTAGGCGATGAGCAACTTAAATAGAGTCATGGTCACGCTCATAGAATCTTTCTAAATCATCTGGACGATGAGAAACAAGACCGTATTGGTGATTTTCAGCAAACTGGTTTCCTAAATCATCTGTGCGATGACGAACGAGCGCCAAATTCTGAATGCCCTGAATGTCAATATCAATACTCAGCGTACATTTCTAAGTCATCTATGCGATGAAGAACCGCAAGATGCGTGTAAAAGGCTACGTGATGAATTTCTAAATCATCTAGGCGATGACGAACAAATTAAATGCTCAGATAGCTAAAACTATTTGTTGCTAAATCATCTGGGTGATGAACAACAATATGTTAGCCAATATCTCGTTTGATGCTGCTTTCTAAATCATCTGAGCGATGACGAACATTGGCTGGATTGTCCATATTATTCAAACGATTTTCTAAATCATCTAGGCGATGAGAAACCAGTAGACACCGCCTACAGGTAACACCGTCTATTTCTAAATCATCTGGGCGATGAAGAACCTTGCAGATAGATCAATTGATAATTTGCTCATTTTCTAAATCATCTATGCGATGAAGAACCCGCACAAGAGATTATTAACGATGTGTCTCTTTTTCTAAATCATCTATGCGATGAAGAACATTTGTAGATGCTGGGCCGATAGAATTTCCTATTTCTAAATCATCTATGCGATGAAGAACGCTATGTGACGCTTTATCAAAGTAAATGGCTTTTTCTAAATCATCTGGGCGATGAGCGACGAAGAAAGTGATGGTCATATCTTCAGTGAGATTTTCTAAATCATCTGAGCGATGATCAATATATTGGATTAAAGTCCATCATTAGAAGACGTTTTCTAAATCATCTAAGCGATGAGCAACAAAATGGCTACAAGCTCATTAAATCATTTGAATTTCTAAATCATCTTGCAATGAGCAACTCCATTAGCTACAGAAATAGTTGAGCATTTAATTTCTAAATCATCTACGCGATGAGGAACGCGTGGGCTAAAAGCCAATTCGCACTAATACCTTTCTAAATCATCTGGGCGATGAGCAACTGTAACGTAAATCTTCTGAACTTGACCCCTGTTTTCTAAATCATCTATGCGATGAGTAACGTGAAAATCGATATTGATAAATTAGCAAAACATTTCTAAATCATCTATGCGATGAAGAACTTGCTGTAATTAATTTTATGGCTTGGTGTTTTTTTCTAAATCATCTATGCGATGAAGAACAGAAGTTAAAGCAGAAAGTAAGGAGGGGTAATTTTCTAAATCATCTATGCGATGAAGAACTGGACGTTGACCCCGAAGGGGAATGCTGAACTTTTCTAAATCATCTATGCGATGAAGAACGTAGGTAGTTTCAACCCATTCAACATTATCTATTTCTAAATCATCTATGCGATGAAGAACCTGTTTCTCACCCGGATTAAATGAGCTGTCTATTTCTAAATCATCTATGCGATGAAGAACCTGAAGCTGAACGTCAAAAACATTTAGATGAATTTCTAAATCATCTATGCGATGAAGAACTACGAAGATGGCTTTTAAGTTTTTCCACGAGGTTTCTAAATCATCTATGCGATGAAGAACAAAGAACACTTTCATTGCCATGCCTGTGTAATTTTCTAAATCATCTATGC
The window above is part of the Acinetobacter baumannii genome. Proteins encoded here:
- a CDS encoding nucleoid-associated protein, which produces MSIQHIIVHEIRRVKEEKKSTETLIAKIKDTENDLRSLNGELAAKLLKLFSSSSLMVGQFSIGNDTEKKPAFEQGLDNFYSGENCLDFVEMTRELAEYFKTFLVENKSITGGFLVFFEFKGDEHTKLAVAVINKSNATDINPDLNFIAKEILDLDKLHLGATINITEWRDEFSERYIRFKNGQSEQVTDYFQKFIGCEVDKQAANEETKKLKEAIESFATEKLKLSQTAADDYLALAHSYINDCITKGDDVVLSNVAKHVFPADSNEFFEYASEGHNLSGILQISKTELKGFKKFSSSRKDLSITFAKALLNDKIKFENDILKIDSSLLSDSLVAELKAATTASNSDE